The sequence below is a genomic window from Vespula pensylvanica isolate Volc-1 chromosome 1, ASM1446617v1, whole genome shotgun sequence.
gatgatatcgATATCAAATTCGATATCTCGCAAGCGTCATAAAAGTTTGACCACTAATAATTACCGCCAGAACACAAACAATAATTCAACTTTTAAATAACGGAATCGTACTgccttatttataaatatttgtatttattaattttttggtGCTCCTAAttcctatattatttatatcatggATAGTAAATATTCTGATGCTGTATATACAtggtatgtttatatatgttagatacatacataatcatgatgtatttttaattcacttttatttacttttgtaattttatacttttaggTTTGAAAGATGTggtattatatcaaatataagaaCACatcttcgtaaaaatttaGTAAATgctttaaaatataaagatttatctttGAAGGATTACTGCAGTAAACCGAAACCAGCGAAACAATATGTTTTTGACTTTCTTGTAGCagagtatttatttaatgttaattatgcTTATACTTTATCTGTATTTGCTAGCGAAGCTCCACTTTTAATACAGTTTGATAATCATATACCTGATAGttatgatgataaaaaaaaaagtagtagacaaaaattacaaaaggattatatatatcatacattagAGACTTTAGGTATCGGACCAAGTGATCCTGAGGGACAATTTATTATGtcagaatatataaataatgatgcACCATTACTTTCATGTATATTAAAGTGTACATCATTTTGTTCATTGGATCTAAACAAAATTCAAAGTTTTAAAAAAGCCAAATCAATGAGCACGAAAGAAACGCAAACAGATACTTCTTTGCAAGCAAGTATGGACATAGAAAGATTCAGAtctatcaaaaagaaaatatttaggcaaaaacaaatttttgatgctcaattaaaagaaaaagaaattggattAAAAAATCGTGCTGTTATTATTGACGAGCaacttatttctttaaatgaaAAACTAGAAAAAGCACAGGTAtgaaatctaattaaaaatagtatcttgtatatatttctattttatgcattatgttttctttttaggaACTAATGTATATGGTTACTTTAAAAGAACAgcaattacaagaaaaaaaacagaaagaagagcAAGATttgtttcaaaaagaaattgaattatcttttaaacacaatgcattattattagaaaatgaaaggtAATATTCCTTAAATGTCAGATTTCTTTGgtaatttatcttataaaagTCTGGTAAGCGATAATAGAATTATTCacagatttaaaaaagaacaagacaTCTATAAGAATTATGAACGCCATTTGGAAAAATTACAAGAAGAACTTGCTGTAACAAAGAAAGGTTTTTCCACTAATTGTGAGTTAAGGGATACAGGAATACAAACAAGTTCTAATAATGGTTTGGGTGATAAAAGTAAAGATGTGCAATTtaatgaagagaagaaagaattagTTAAACTTTTGCATGATCAACAGTTAAAGATAGATGAATTAACACAGTATGCGATTCAATTATCACATAGATTGGAAGAAATTCATCAGTCGAGATCTACATTAATCGAAGATACTGCAGTACCAAAAAAAACTGTATATACTAATACTATTGTCAGTGAAAGTAGTTCCACTGAGGATATATTGCAAGATGCTAAATTACGTTTGAAACgtttagaagaagaaagtataaaagCTGATaggttttattataattgtattgctacttaattataatatgttttatacaCATTTTAAATTGTATGTCCAAAAGTgtcaatgataatttattttgtacagATAGTTGATTACACCAACACAATATTGTACATTTATTAggttatatcatttatatatatatacagtattatattttcatcaaataagtaaaaagataaaagttttactataaatttatttgttttaattactCTATTGGCTATAATATTATCAGACAATTAATAAGTACttgataagtatatattacttttatcggATATCAAAGCAATTTTCACATTTGTTTAGCAACTAACACATATCAATACAAACTTGAGATGAAcagtttttttcttaagaaatgATTAAGTTACATTCAAGTGCAAGAGCACATTGAAGAATATGAATTGATTGAGaaatagtttattttataaaaacggACGTTAAcgtaatatacaaattatccactattttttctttattatgaCGAATTCTACTTTAATTACATGCAACATcaaacgtaatatataaaatgttaaatcaACATTTTTTCTGTTGCCATGCATCATCTTCGTTTGGGATCTGAACTCCTTCTAGTAAACTTTTGTtaaggataaatatatatttaaattattttaatattttttttctaaaaaatttttaagctactaatatatatatagcttagATGTTTGTATAAAAAGGATATTGTTTGTCTCTGTTCTCACGTCCTTCGCGTTCATGCGTACGTTCCTTTGTATATGGAGATTTTTcctgaaaatatattgatgGATAAATGTCCTATATGCCTTGTGACTTCTGCGATTAACATTGGGTACTTGATAGTATCACCTATGTTTTCTCGTCTTTGCTACTGTCTCCTGTTTCATCTTTTCAATATACTCGAAGTGGACGTCTTTATCAACTAAGGGGTCAAGCAACAaggttagaaaaataataacaattttacttttaatacaCAAAACTAGGCAAATGTGAACTTACTgctttaagaaatttttttttaaataaataatgaaatgttattttttaatccttttagATTGGAATTATTGCAAATAAATCTCCCCAAAAATATTCAAAGGGCTACACAGAAAAGTACTTGAGTACATTTCATGATGTTCACTGTGAgtgaaaaaatgcaaaaaagacgagaaagataGTTTTATATTATGCACTTGAATTGTGCACtacacatattttatatatatatatatatatatataaatatatatatttattagatatatatatttacatattttaatttatatatacataagatatatattaatatattaatactatttataatcttataaacaatatttatactaactctgaataaaattataatagaacTAGGATAAAAGAATAGGAttgcataaataataatttataattactcAATGATACAAATAGAAATCTTAATACAAGAACTTTTCCAaggttttattttctattttattattttactattaaattccttaattaaatatttgcattataaaattatatattaagtaatgatgtaaaaaataaCTTGTATGATCTTTGTCAAGAATGAgcaaaaagtatatacattacatcttcaaaatatagaagaaatgtTCTAATGTGAAAgcagaatagaataaaattctattttatatttttttttgtattataatttaatattataatctatttaaattattatttatgtaatgcAATAAATGTTGTTcttgagaaatattaattatataatatttatttttataagaatttgaATGTAATGCACCTTCTGTCAATATGtgtcacacacacacacacacacacacacacacacacacacacacacacacacacacacacacacacacacacacacacacacacacacacacacacacacacacacacacacacacacacacacacacacacacacacacacacacacacacacacacaataatataatattttactcaCCTTGCTGTAATGATGTTTTTCTCTGTGTTCTGCTACATCTCCATTTTGATGTACGCCTTTGGCTGTAACATcgtttaaaatacatatatatataatcatatataggccaataaaattatatactaaCCTCTTTCATcatctttccttcgtttttgtTCAATCGTTACCGCAGATTCTTCTGCTCGATCCTAAAGCAAATAATacattgaattaataattgatattgtaatatgtaaatataatgtaaaagtaGTACTGTAATTTTTTACCCTTTTTCgtcctaattttttttctctgcgaagttctttttgttcatctcgtatttttgttttgctagaacgttcctttttttcaagaGTACCTTCTGTTCTCCTACCTTCCTGCTAGCAATATACACATCTGTTTATTGATATGCTATTGATAATGTTTatgaacattattattataatattttcatttatttcttacctttggaatattttcaagttttcttcttttggcATCTGAAACTAATCATTGAAGTAtcttatatcaaattatattcgtttttatatataaattaaacaatttactaataaaaagttacatattttaaaattcaataaaatcagTATGCATTATTAATGTCAACTTTTATCATACAAACCTCTATCTGTTCCATCCGGTGTTGGTCCTGAACTGGCACTACTATTTGACACACTAGAAAGATCTCTATCTAAATTATCCACACCACCACTATAGTAATGTTCTTCCTATAAtcagaattatatttatgataaaaaaatcgtatatgGACATCCATAGCAATGATCATATTATATAGGCgcaatatatatgtgatataatatcataataaattatttaccttataatatttacgatcTTTCTTGTCAATGCCATCGTCTTCTTTTGATTCCTCTTTTTTagtgtgtttttcttttccgtccGTACCGTCTTtactttcctcctttttccgAAGTTTTTCAGAACTTTCGCTGCTTGAAATAGAGTGTGATGACATGAAGAAAAGCGTGACAAAGATATGTATCATTGGTTTCTAACGTAGGTCTGTATGATAAACAAAGCTGTGAATTTAGTCCATGTCATGAGACTAACTACAATGCAGTTACTATGTATGTAACTTTTTTTAACACATTTTACATACTCACGGATTAAGGAGCACCAGTGATATTCAACCAAATTGACCAGTGACGTAGACTGATTTCACAGCAATGATGATAAATGAATTCAGTATATCACTtagcatatatatagatcatgAGTTAACGactaaataagaaataaggaaCTTACTGATGTGCTTGGTTCACTGTACGTTTTTCCCTTtgatctttgttttctttttctgttctggTATCGCCATTACTTATCTCTTTAGATGTAATTCCATTACTAACTTTCTCTACTGTATCATTATTTGATGTATCCTGTGTTTTTCCCGCCTGTATAAATAAAGTTCTATTCAAGATTAAGaatcaaaataatacaaaaataaaatattaccgACGATCTTAGCTGATAACTGACCTTATCGCCAACATGATGAAAATCTGATTCGCGTATCATACAGGGTGTTCTAGCTTTTAATTGACCGCTATACGATGTTGCTAGGATATGTAAATCTTGACGTTGAccacgttcttcttcttttactttatcaaCTTTACGCTCCAAAATTTGTGAAAGTTTTGATAATACAGGAAAATGTggcaatattttaattaatattattaaagaatttcttaTTTGCACATAATCTTTAGAATCTAAGCAAACTACAATGGcctaataattgtaaaaatataaaaattaataactgaCAATCTCCAAATCCAATTTAAGTGAAAATTAACAGTTATAACAAATAcctttgtaattttataatgccATTTATGGCACACATGCCTATAATTTTCAAAACCAACCATGTCATTTGCTTCCGAAAATTGATTGCTCACACGAAATTTAGTAACGAATCCTGGATAATTACTACATtcctatagaaaaaaaaaaaaaaaaaaaaacaaatttagaaataatatcataaataaaacaatgtcATGCATACAATACATTACCTTGTCAAATATAGCTCTTTCAGAATGCCACCTCATTACTGTCTCCAACATAGCACATAAAAATCTACCATAACGGTTTGCTTCATTTTCTGTACATGAAGTGACTGAATATGTTATATCACAAAAAAGCTGGGAGGAAATAGGAAGGTAAAATTCAttagtttattaaaatttattaaaatagtaatatCACTAGTTTGTACGTATCTGATTACTTACTCTGTCATAACAAAGAAGTGTTGAAAAATTTGCAGTctttaatgaatgaatggtGTGTACAAATTTTGCACAGTACATAGCGTCTACTGTTGTAAATGTACATCTAGGGAATAAACATAATTGCAGAAACTGTgttattgtttcattttttgcGGATTTTGCACTTCGAGATAAAAACCAGGAATCTTTTTCTTgcctaataaaataatttatatattaataaggTGCATATATACtacgtatattaataattcatcaaTTTAACATGATTAAACATATTTCTACTTATAACTTTATTCTATCAATATTACCTAAGATATGCAAATACTTTCTCAACATgttcttcttgctttcttttttcatcttgtaGTTTTTCTATTAAAGTAGTATATCtttcctgttcttttttccccttacTAGCATTCTAtatagaaaaagggaagaaaaaaaaaaaaaaaaaaattagtttctATAAA
It includes:
- the LOC122629209 gene encoding MAR-binding filament-like protein 1 — encoded protein: MDSKYSDAVYTWFERCGIISNIRTHLRKNLVNALKYKDLSLKDYCSKPKPAKQYVFDFLVAEYLFNVNYAYTLSVFASEAPLLIQFDNHIPDSYDDKKKSSRQKLQKDYIYHTLETLGIGPSDPEGQFIMSEYINNDAPLLSCILKCTSFCSLDLNKIQSFKKAKSMSTKETQTDTSLQASMDIERFRSIKKKIFRQKQIFDAQLKEKEIGLKNRAVIIDEQLISLNEKLEKAQELMYMVTLKEQQLQEKKQKEEQDLFQKEIELSFKHNALLLENERFKKEQDIYKNYERHLEKLQEELAVTKKGFSTNCELRDTGIQTSSNNGLGDKSKDVQFNEEKKELVKLLHDQQLKIDELTQYAIQLSHRLEEIHQSRSTLIEDTAVPKKTVYTNTIVSESSSTEDILQDAKLRLKRLEEESIKADRFYYNCIAT